The Bdellovibrio sp. NC01 genome includes the window AGGTCAGGATTAGCCGTAGAAATTTTTAGATTTGGATTTGCAGTATTTTGAATAGCCTCAGTCAGAGTTTTTTCACCGATGAGTACGTGATATGAGTTAGCATCTTGGCTTTCGTATCTTTTGATACCCAAACCTGATGATGCATTTCCTTGCGGATCCATATCGATCAACAAAACTCTCTTACCCAGAGTAGCCAGCGCAGATGAGAGATTAACCGACGTCGTTGTCTTGCCTACTCCACCCTTTTGATTCGCTATGCAGATCGTTTTTGCCATGATTCCTCCTTGATACAGAAAAAATCCTCCTTTTCAAAAGAAGTGGCAAGAATAAAGACTAGTTTTTCGCACCTCACCTTAGGTTTTTCTGCATTTTTTCCGATGTTCCACGTGGAACAACCACATTTATGAGAATAATCGCCGCAATACTCATTCTTTTTACTCTCGCTGCCTGCAATAAGCCGGATCCAAACCCGGAATTGAAGGACCCGATTTATTCTGACCTTCAAACGAAGCTTGGTGCCGCAACTGCCGCCGTCGAAGCAGAGAAAAAGAAGCTCGAGGGATTCGAAAAGGATCTAGAGACCGTCGTTCCGCAAACTGGGCAAATTAAATACGCGCAGAAGAGAGTCTTTGAATCACAGGCGCTCATTGTGAAACTCGAACAGGAAAAGGCCTACCTAGAACTGAAAATCGAGCAAAGAAAGAAAGAAGCCGCTATTTCTTATCATAAAGCGTTCGCTAAGAAGGAAGAATGGCCGAATCCGAAAGAATATGCCTCATACCAGGCGGAAGAAAAACTCCGCACAGCCAAAAGAACCTGGGACGTTAAATCTCGCATGAAAGAAGCGGGAGTATCGTTCGGACCGAGTGCTGCCGGCGGAGAAGGTAAAGAAGGTGGCGGCGAAGGCGGAAAAGCCGAGGGCGGAGAGAAAAAAGAAGGCCACGGAGAATAAAAAAAGGATGTTCCACGTGGAACATCCCCTATTTCGTCTGATTTTATCTAAATTCGTGTGGAACTAAGCGATTTTCTCTGTTTTAACGACGCCAAATTTAACTGCGCCAACAGGAAGCTTATATTCACCCACTAGCGACGGCGACCAGATCGAGCAAAGCTGACTTGGAATTTCTCCCACTTCAATACCCCATTCCTCACCCTTAAGATGGAATAATTGGCCACCTTTAGGCATGATCTTACGAGCTGCCAAGATCGTACGAGAGATATTAGCGAAACCTCGTGTGATAGCAAACTTAACGGTATTATCGCCCAATGCCTCGACGTTTTTATTCTCTACTGTGACGTTCTTAAGGCCAAGCGTGCTGATCATGTGTTGAAGGAATTCACACTTCTTCTGATCGATCTCTACCAGGACAACTTGAGTTGTTGGTTTATAGATCGCAAACACCAGACCCGGAAAACCATTGCCGCTTCCAAGGTCATAGATCTTATCGATCTGTGGATGAGATTGCGTGATAATTTTAGCAGCCAATAAAGAGTCAGCAAAATGAAGAGCATCCGCCACCAAGATGGTCTTAGCGGAGATCAAATTCACTGTTCTGTTAAATTTAATAAGCTCTTCGTGATAAGTCTTAAGTCGAGTCTTGGTTTCTGGACTTAGATCGGGAAACCATTCATCAATGCGCCAGAATATCGTCGGCGCCTGCTGTTCGTTGTTGTTGTCCATCAACAGAGATCTCCTTAAGCTTTTTGTGACCTTTTAGATGGATCATTATAGCCTGAATCGCTGATGGATTGACACCACTTATACGTTGAGCTTGACCTAAGGTACGGGGCTTAACGCGTTGCAACTTATCCTTCTCTTCATTCGAAAGACCGCGGATTTCTGCATACGAAAGACCCTCTGGAAGCACCAAATCTTCGAGCCTTTTTGACTGATTGATAAGGTCCATCTGGCGTTTTACGTATCCAGAATATTTCACCTCAATTTCAACCGGTTCAGACACATTTGGATCACTGTCCACCGTGAAATTCAGCATTTCAAGGTGCGAACAAGAAACTTCAGGACGACGCAGCAACTCTTCGAAAGACAAAGACTTTGTCATTTCTGGAGTCGGGATTTTCGCCAAGATTTCTTGGGTCTCTTTGGTTGGGTAAACCTTTGTTGTCTTCAATTTTTCGTGGAATTCATGACGACGAGCACGCAAGCTCGCTAGAAGATCCAAAGACTCGTTAGAAACAATACCAATGCGGGCAGCGACCTCACTTAAACGGTCGATAGTATTGTCTTCTCTTAAAACTAATCTGTGTTCTGCGCGCGAAGTGAACATGCGATATGGTTCGCGTGTTCCTTTCGTCACAAGATCATCAACTAAGACACCCATGTACGCTTCATCACGCGCCAAAATAAATTCTTCACGACCCAAAATTGAGTGC containing:
- the rsmG gene encoding 16S rRNA (guanine(527)-N(7))-methyltransferase RsmG, which codes for MDNNNEQQAPTIFWRIDEWFPDLSPETKTRLKTYHEELIKFNRTVNLISAKTILVADALHFADSLLAAKIITQSHPQIDKIYDLGSGNGFPGLVFAIYKPTTQVVLVEIDQKKCEFLQHMISTLGLKNVTVENKNVEALGDNTVKFAITRGFANISRTILAARKIMPKGGQLFHLKGEEWGIEVGEIPSQLCSIWSPSLVGEYKLPVGAVKFGVVKTEKIA